One segment of Bradyrhizobium sp. CB2312 DNA contains the following:
- a CDS encoding PAS-domain containing protein codes for MTSTRDNELGARREQGPEALVGLSQLALDHMEQGVCVYDADNRIVLVNQRYLGLFDMSAEIVRVGTSYREVLAHSARRGNFPEDELDTLYSARIAQIAAGKPFRTEQRLATGLVMSLELKPLPGGGWMTICDDVSRLARLEAELRVQTERSQHALANMSHGLIMYDADSRVVVCNERFLNLYDLDPEVVKPGITHSTAIDHWLSRGNLPGMSADEFHDTRLEDVRSRKAKTLLVKRYDGRMVQAVSRFLPDGGWVTVHEDVTDRLQYEEALRQQNFILDAALENMAHGLAFYDSDMRLRVCNTTYRTIYRLSPEETRPGTHLGELIERSMVNGAFSSEYSPQQILETARARIANRDSSPMRRSMSNDTVISVRYCALAEGGFVATYEDITERERAVEELSEQYRRFDAALNNMSQGLCMLDASLRVIVCNRRYIEMYGLSPDVVKPGVSMREIMEHSCDLGIHPNTTAAKLYADYVERLREGEHTLHRHLSDGRIIKLNHKRMEHGGWVVTYEDVTERHKAQARVAHMARHDSLTDLPNRTLFREKMGEGLNQVAIAGGAMAVLCFDLDNFKTVNDRLGHAAGDRLLRWVAARLKENVGENDTVARLGGDEFAVLQRGPQPESAEKLARRLVEIIGHPPALESQSIHVGVSVGIAIAPDHGLDADELMKCADLALYQAKAKGRGAYQLFEPEMEEEARSRHALEHDLRGALEGSQFHLVFQPQVRLDTTELTGFEALLRWKHPSRGFVSPAEFIPIAEENGLIVPIGEWVLRTACATAASWPDVTVAVNLSPVQFRSRGLVAMVTSALAEAGLPPQRLELEVTETALLDDSEATIEILHQLRALGVRVSLDDFGVGYSSLSYLRKFPFDRIKIDRSFVGTLGESPESVAIVRTIASLGSVLGVETTAEGVETIEQLDFVRECGCTAVQGYYFGKPCPAAEVGRTIETLNAVRRVA; via the coding sequence ATGACGTCGACCCGCGACAATGAGCTTGGTGCACGCCGCGAGCAGGGCCCGGAGGCCCTGGTCGGGCTGAGCCAGCTTGCGCTCGACCACATGGAGCAGGGCGTCTGCGTCTACGATGCCGACAACCGGATCGTGCTGGTCAATCAACGCTACCTCGGCCTGTTCGACATGTCGGCCGAAATCGTGCGGGTCGGCACGAGCTACCGCGAGGTGCTTGCGCACAGCGCAAGGCGCGGCAACTTTCCCGAGGACGAGCTCGACACGCTGTATTCGGCGCGGATCGCGCAGATCGCAGCGGGCAAGCCGTTCCGGACCGAGCAGCGGCTTGCGACCGGCCTCGTCATGTCGCTAGAGCTCAAGCCGCTCCCCGGCGGCGGCTGGATGACGATCTGCGACGACGTCAGCCGCCTCGCCCGACTCGAAGCGGAATTGCGCGTGCAGACGGAGCGCAGCCAGCACGCGCTCGCCAACATGTCGCACGGCCTCATCATGTACGACGCCGACAGCCGCGTCGTGGTCTGCAACGAACGCTTCCTGAACCTCTACGATCTCGACCCCGAAGTCGTGAAACCGGGCATCACGCACAGCACGGCCATCGACCATTGGTTGTCGCGCGGCAATTTGCCGGGCATGTCGGCCGACGAATTCCACGACACCCGGCTGGAGGACGTGCGCAGCAGGAAGGCGAAAACCCTGCTGGTGAAGCGCTATGACGGGCGGATGGTGCAGGCCGTCTCGCGCTTCCTGCCCGACGGCGGCTGGGTGACGGTGCACGAAGACGTCACCGATCGGCTGCAATACGAGGAGGCACTGCGGCAGCAGAACTTCATCCTCGATGCGGCGCTGGAGAACATGGCGCACGGGCTCGCCTTCTACGACAGCGACATGCGCCTGCGCGTCTGCAACACCACCTACCGCACCATCTACCGGCTGTCGCCGGAGGAGACCAGGCCCGGCACGCATCTGGGCGAGCTGATCGAGCGATCGATGGTGAACGGCGCGTTCTCCTCGGAATACAGCCCGCAGCAGATCCTCGAAACCGCCCGCGCCCGGATCGCCAATCGCGACTCCTCGCCGATGCGCCGGAGCATGTCGAACGACACCGTGATCTCGGTGCGCTATTGCGCGCTGGCCGAGGGCGGCTTCGTCGCCACCTACGAGGACATCACCGAGCGCGAGCGCGCGGTCGAGGAGCTGAGCGAGCAATACCGCCGCTTCGACGCGGCGCTGAACAACATGAGCCAGGGCCTGTGCATGCTCGATGCAAGCCTGCGCGTCATCGTGTGCAACCGCCGCTACATCGAGATGTACGGCCTCTCCCCCGACGTGGTGAAGCCCGGCGTCTCGATGCGCGAGATCATGGAGCACAGCTGCGATCTCGGCATCCATCCGAACACGACCGCGGCCAAGCTCTATGCCGACTATGTCGAGCGGCTGCGGGAAGGCGAGCACACTCTGCACCGTCATTTGAGCGACGGCCGCATCATCAAGCTCAACCACAAGCGGATGGAGCATGGCGGCTGGGTCGTCACCTATGAGGACGTCACGGAGCGTCACAAGGCGCAGGCGCGCGTGGCGCACATGGCGCGGCACGATTCCCTGACTGATCTGCCCAACCGCACGCTGTTCCGCGAGAAGATGGGCGAGGGGCTGAACCAGGTGGCGATCGCCGGCGGCGCGATGGCGGTGCTCTGCTTCGACCTCGACAATTTCAAGACCGTCAACGACCGCCTTGGCCACGCTGCCGGCGACCGGCTGCTGCGCTGGGTCGCGGCGCGGCTAAAGGAGAATGTCGGCGAGAACGACACCGTCGCGCGCCTCGGCGGCGACGAATTCGCCGTGCTTCAGCGCGGGCCGCAGCCGGAATCGGCCGAGAAGCTCGCTCGCCGCCTGGTCGAGATCATCGGTCACCCGCCGGCGCTGGAAAGCCAGTCGATCCATGTCGGCGTCTCCGTCGGCATCGCGATCGCGCCCGATCACGGCCTCGATGCCGACGAGCTGATGAAATGCGCCGATCTCGCGCTGTACCAGGCCAAGGCCAAGGGCCGCGGCGCCTATCAGCTGTTCGAGCCCGAGATGGAGGAAGAGGCGCGCAGCCGCCACGCGCTGGAGCACGACCTGCGCGGCGCGCTGGAAGGCAGCCAATTCCATCTGGTGTTCCAGCCGCAGGTGCGGCTCGACACCACCGAGCTCACCGGTTTCGAAGCGCTGCTGCGCTGGAAACATCCCTCGCGCGGTTTCGTCTCGCCGGCCGAGTTCATTCCGATCGCGGAAGAGAATGGGCTGATCGTGCCGATCGGCGAATGGGTGCTGCGCACGGCCTGCGCCACGGCCGCCTCATGGCCTGATGTCACCGTCGCGGTGAACCTGTCGCCGGTGCAGTTCCGCTCGCGCGGGCTGGTCGCGATGGTCACGAGCGCGCTGGCGGAAGCCGGCCTGCCGCCGCAGCGTCTCGAGCTCGAGGTCACCGAGACCGCCCTCCTCGACGACAGCGAGGCGACGATCGAGATTTTGCACCAGCTCCGTGCGCTGGGCGTCCGCGTCAGCCTCGACGATTTCGGCGTCGGCTATTCCTCGCTGAGCTACCTGCGCAAGTTTCCGTTCGACCGCATCAAGATCGACCGCTCCTTCGTCGGCACGCTCGGCGAAAGCCCCGAGAGCGTCGCCATCGTCCGCACCATTGCCAGCCTCGGCTCCGTGCTCGGCGTCGAGACCACGGCGGAAGGCGTGGAGACCATCGAGCAGCTCGACTTCGTCCGCGAATGCGGCTGCACCGCGGTGCAGGGATATTATTTCGGCAAGCCGTGCCCGGCGGCCGAGGTCGGACGTACCATCGAGACGCTGAACGCGGTTCGGCGCGTGGCGTAA
- a CDS encoding MarR family winged helix-turn-helix transcriptional regulator, producing MSKTKRTPAGDALTGLILDLFRANGLLLTAGDRLVASLGLTSARWQILGAIVDAERPEPVAWLARNLGANRQNVQRIVNDLERNGLVVFETNPHHRRAQLVVLTDKGRQVYDAAGRLQVPWVNGLADGLSVKEIEIAHRLIGALRDRLEDPRED from the coding sequence ATGAGCAAGACCAAGCGCACCCCGGCGGGCGATGCCCTGACCGGCCTCATCCTCGACCTGTTCCGGGCCAACGGCCTGCTTCTCACCGCAGGTGACCGGCTGGTCGCCTCGCTCGGCCTCACCAGCGCCCGCTGGCAGATCCTCGGGGCGATCGTCGATGCCGAGCGCCCCGAGCCGGTCGCCTGGCTGGCGCGCAATCTCGGCGCCAATCGCCAGAACGTGCAGCGGATCGTCAACGATCTGGAGCGGAATGGTCTCGTCGTGTTCGAGACCAACCCGCATCATCGCCGGGCGCAGCTCGTGGTGCTCACCGACAAGGGCAGGCAGGTCTACGACGCCGCCGGCCGCTTGCAGGTCCCGTGGGTCAACGGCCTGGCGGATGGCTTGTCGGTGAAGGAGATCGAGATCGCCCACCGCCTGATCGGCGCCCTGCGCGATCGGCTCGAGGATCCTCGCGAAGACTGA
- a CDS encoding antibiotic biosynthesis monooxygenase family protein, which yields MPQMRPLDPAFPIDRQIALDAGPVVLVNLFTLDAADEQSFLTSWQDDAAFMKRQPGFISTQLHRAVGDNPTYLNYAVWESNAHFRAAFTHPEFRAKIADYPASAVASPHLFQKVAVAGICVA from the coding sequence ATGCCCCAGATGCGCCCTCTCGACCCCGCCTTCCCGATCGACCGCCAGATCGCGCTCGATGCAGGCCCCGTGGTGCTGGTCAATTTGTTCACGCTGGATGCCGCGGATGAACAGAGCTTCCTGACGAGCTGGCAAGACGATGCCGCTTTCATGAAGCGGCAGCCGGGTTTCATCTCGACCCAGCTTCACCGCGCCGTCGGCGACAATCCGACCTATCTCAATTACGCGGTGTGGGAATCCAACGCGCATTTCCGCGCGGCGTTCACCCACCCCGAATTCCGCGCCAAGATCGCGGACTATCCGGCGTCGGCCGTGGCAAGCCCGCATCTGTTTCAGAAGGTGGCGGTGGCAGGAATTTGCGTGGCGTAG
- a CDS encoding bifunctional diguanylate cyclase/phosphodiesterase, whose amino-acid sequence MTPALPQASDILATLGQALFAWDIASDVIVWGEQVSAVFPDIPAERLATGAEFAKLIEPSQSLRTAALAQTSAVHGADGTPYRVEYGVRMSAADPVVWIEETGRWFAGPDGRPTRAIGSVRINNERHARDEELTKLARLDPLTGELNRSHLIAALAEAIEETTRFRSTAAFMLVGIDHLARVNDAFGFDVADAVILDVAKRIRARLRGGDVLGRFSGNKFGLILKNCTVDDMNVAAERFLAGIRDEVVPTKSGPVSVTASIGAVSLPRYARSTDEAVNRAHETLDAAKRRRAGSFAAWRPDAARDAQRRVNIRVTDEIVTALNERRIKLAYEPVVAAASRERAFHECLVRMDQGDGQVLLAPDIVPVAERLGLIRLVDHRVLELVVAELAAAPGICLSLNISPDTTMDPDWWAGIESLMQAHPGVAERLIVEITETVAIQDIDDVRAFVGRLKHFGSRIAIDDFGAGYTSFRNLRKLGVDIVKIDGAFVQNITHSADDRAFVQTLIDLARRLDIKTVAEWVQDEEAANMLRDWGCDYIQGRLIGLASAERPWGAPPDSALPAAS is encoded by the coding sequence TTGACCCCCGCATTGCCGCAAGCCTCCGACATCCTGGCCACGCTCGGCCAGGCCCTGTTCGCCTGGGACATCGCCAGCGATGTCATCGTCTGGGGGGAGCAGGTCAGCGCCGTCTTCCCCGATATCCCGGCCGAACGACTCGCGACCGGCGCCGAGTTCGCCAAGCTGATCGAGCCTTCGCAGTCGCTGCGGACCGCCGCGCTGGCGCAGACCTCCGCCGTGCACGGCGCCGACGGCACGCCCTACCGGGTCGAGTATGGCGTGCGCATGAGCGCCGCCGATCCCGTGGTCTGGATCGAGGAGACCGGCCGCTGGTTCGCCGGCCCCGATGGCCGCCCCACGCGCGCGATCGGCTCTGTCCGCATCAACAATGAGCGGCATGCTCGCGACGAGGAACTGACCAAGCTCGCCCGGCTCGATCCGCTGACCGGCGAGCTGAACCGCTCCCACCTGATCGCCGCGCTGGCCGAGGCGATCGAGGAGACGACCCGCTTCCGCTCGACCGCAGCCTTCATGCTGGTCGGCATCGACCATCTCGCCCGCGTCAACGACGCCTTCGGCTTCGACGTTGCGGATGCGGTGATCCTCGACGTCGCCAAGCGCATCCGTGCGCGGCTGCGCGGCGGTGACGTGCTCGGGCGCTTCTCCGGCAACAAGTTCGGCCTGATCCTGAAGAACTGCACCGTCGACGACATGAACGTCGCCGCCGAACGCTTCCTCGCCGGCATCCGCGACGAGGTGGTGCCGACCAAATCCGGGCCGGTCTCGGTCACGGCCTCGATCGGCGCGGTCAGCCTGCCGCGCTATGCCCGCAGCACCGACGAGGCGGTCAACCGCGCCCATGAGACGCTGGACGCGGCCAAGCGCCGCCGCGCCGGCTCGTTCGCGGCCTGGCGTCCGGACGCCGCGCGCGACGCGCAGCGTCGCGTCAACATCCGCGTCACGGACGAGATCGTCACCGCGCTGAACGAGCGCCGTATCAAGCTCGCCTACGAGCCGGTGGTCGCGGCCGCCTCGCGCGAGCGCGCGTTCCACGAATGTCTGGTGCGGATGGATCAGGGCGACGGCCAGGTGCTGCTCGCGCCTGACATCGTGCCGGTGGCGGAGCGGCTCGGCCTGATCCGCCTCGTCGATCACCGCGTGCTCGAGCTCGTGGTCGCCGAGCTCGCAGCCGCTCCCGGCATCTGCCTCAGCCTCAACATCTCGCCGGATACGACCATGGATCCGGACTGGTGGGCCGGAATCGAATCGCTGATGCAGGCCCATCCCGGCGTTGCCGAGCGGCTGATCGTCGAGATCACCGAGACGGTTGCGATCCAGGACATCGACGACGTCCGCGCCTTCGTCGGCCGGCTCAAGCATTTCGGCAGCCGCATCGCCATCGACGATTTCGGCGCCGGCTACACCTCGTTCCGAAACCTGCGCAAGCTCGGCGTCGACATCGTCAAGATCGACGGCGCCTTCGTGCAGAACATCACCCATTCTGCCGACGATCGCGCTTTCGTGCAGACCCTGATCGACCTCGCCCGCCGCCTCGACATCAAGACCGTGGCCGAATGGGTGCAGGACGAGGAAGCCGCCAACATGCTGCGCGACTGGGGCTGCGACTACATCCAGGGCCGCCTGATCGGGCTGGCATCGGCCGAGCGCCCGTGGGGTGCGCCGCCGGACAGCGCGCTGCCCGCGGCGAGTTGA